Proteins from one Nakamurella multipartita DSM 44233 genomic window:
- the kdpA gene encoding potassium-transporting ATPase subunit KdpA, which translates to MSPTVAGVVMVGSLVLALALAHRPVGDYLYRVLEPGRPARVERGIYRLVGVDAGSEQSWGVYARSVLAFSAVSVLALYALQRVQQHLWLSLGFDAVAPDQAWNTAVNFVTNTNWQSYSGETTMGYLVQAAGLAVQNFVSAAVGIAVAAALIRGFARAATDRLGNFWVDLVRIVIRVLLPVAVIGAVVLVAGGVVQNLSAGTDVATLAGGTQHLTGGPVASQEAIKQLGTNGGGFYNANSAHPFENPTSWTNWLEIFLLLVIPFSLPRTFGRMVGNRRQGYAILAVMATLALLSVIAVNALQLAHQGTVPEAVGAATEGTESRFGVSQSATFAAATTLTSTGAVNSFHDSYTALGGGVPILNMLIGEVAPGGVGSGLYGMLVLAVITVFVAGLMVGRTPEYLGKKISAREITFASLYFLVTPLIVLVGTAAAFATGNNDTALNTGPHGLSEVLYAFASAGNNNGSAFAGLGVNTGWWNTALGLAMLLGRFLPIVLVLGLAGSLARQRPTPASVGTLRTDQPLFVGMLTGVTVVLVALTYLPALALGPLAEGL; encoded by the coding sequence GGTGATGGTCGGGTCGCTGGTCCTCGCCCTGGCGCTGGCGCACCGCCCGGTCGGTGACTACCTGTACCGGGTGCTGGAGCCCGGCCGGCCCGCCCGGGTCGAGCGGGGGATCTACCGGCTGGTCGGGGTGGACGCCGGCAGCGAGCAGAGCTGGGGGGTGTACGCGCGCAGCGTGCTGGCCTTCAGTGCGGTGTCCGTCCTGGCGCTGTATGCGCTGCAACGGGTTCAGCAGCACCTGTGGCTCTCGTTGGGCTTCGATGCGGTGGCCCCGGACCAGGCGTGGAACACCGCGGTCAACTTCGTCACCAACACCAACTGGCAGTCGTACTCGGGCGAGACGACGATGGGCTACCTGGTGCAGGCGGCCGGCCTGGCCGTGCAGAACTTCGTCTCCGCGGCGGTCGGCATCGCGGTGGCGGCCGCCCTGATCCGTGGGTTCGCCCGGGCGGCGACCGACCGGCTCGGCAATTTCTGGGTCGACCTGGTGCGCATCGTGATCCGGGTGCTGCTGCCGGTCGCGGTGATCGGCGCGGTCGTCCTGGTGGCCGGCGGGGTGGTGCAGAACCTCTCCGCCGGAACCGATGTCGCCACCCTGGCCGGCGGCACGCAGCACCTGACCGGGGGACCGGTGGCCAGCCAGGAGGCCATCAAGCAGCTGGGCACCAACGGCGGCGGTTTCTACAACGCCAACAGCGCGCACCCGTTCGAGAACCCCACGTCGTGGACGAACTGGCTGGAGATCTTCCTGCTGCTGGTGATCCCGTTCAGCCTGCCCCGCACGTTCGGCCGGATGGTCGGCAACCGCCGGCAGGGCTACGCGATCCTGGCCGTCATGGCCACGCTGGCCCTGCTCAGTGTGATCGCCGTCAACGCCCTGCAGCTGGCCCACCAGGGGACCGTGCCCGAGGCGGTGGGCGCGGCCACCGAGGGCACCGAGAGTCGTTTCGGGGTCTCGCAATCGGCCACCTTCGCGGCCGCGACGACACTGACCTCGACCGGCGCGGTGAACTCGTTCCACGACTCGTACACCGCGCTCGGCGGTGGGGTGCCGATCCTGAACATGCTGATCGGCGAGGTGGCCCCGGGCGGGGTCGGGTCGGGCCTGTACGGCATGCTCGTGCTGGCGGTGATCACGGTGTTCGTCGCCGGCCTGATGGTCGGCCGGACGCCGGAGTACCTGGGCAAGAAGATCAGCGCCCGAGAGATCACCTTCGCCTCGTTGTACTTCCTGGTCACCCCGCTGATCGTGCTGGTCGGCACCGCCGCCGCGTTCGCCACCGGCAACAACGACACCGCCTTGAACACCGGCCCGCACGGCCTGTCGGAGGTGCTGTACGCCTTCGCCTCGGCCGGCAACAACAACGGGTCCGCGTTCGCCGGGCTCGGGGTGAACACCGGCTGGTGGAACACCGCGCTCGGCCTGGCCATGCTGCTCGGGCGGTTCCTCCCGATCGTGCTGGTGCTGGGCCTGGCCGGATCGCTGGCCCGGCAACGACCCACTCCCGCGTCGGTCGGCACGTTGCGGACCGACCAGCCGCTGTTCGTCGGCATGCTCACCGGCGTCACCGTCGTGCTGGTCGCCCTGACCTACCTGCCCGCGCTTGCCCTCGGCCCGCTGGCCGAGGGTCTCTAG